The Paracholeplasma brassicae genome contains a region encoding:
- a CDS encoding SdpI family protein, protein MSIPIGFLFIAYLFIKKTPNQINDLYGYRTKWSKKSDETWHFAHRYYGKIWLSLSPVLMVLITTVLLFIMNESDYVLFIRSIIIKFLLITVTILSIIPVEKALRTHFDSSGMRIK, encoded by the coding sequence ATGAGTATACCAATCGGTTTTCTATTTATCGCTTACCTATTTATTAAGAAAACACCTAACCAAATTAATGATTTGTATGGTTATCGAACGAAGTGGTCGAAAAAATCCGATGAAACTTGGCACTTTGCTCATCGGTATTATGGCAAGATTTGGTTATCTTTAAGTCCCGTTTTGATGGTATTAATCACAACGGTACTTCTATTTATTATGAACGAATCAGATTATGTCCTATTTATTCGTAGTATCATTATCAAGTTTTTACTGATAACGGTTACTATATTATCGATTATACCTGTTGAAAAAGCACTAAGAACTCACTTTGACTCAAGTGGCATGAGAATTAAATGA